In one Balaenoptera acutorostrata chromosome 5, mBalAcu1.1, whole genome shotgun sequence genomic region, the following are encoded:
- the LOC103005635 gene encoding growth-regulated protein homolog alpha, whose product MARAATPAAARLLRAALLFLLLVAAGRRAAGAPVVTELRCRCLQTLQGIHFKNIQSVEVTPPGPHCGQTEVVATLKTGQEVCLNPEAPMVKKIINKMLNKGSTN is encoded by the exons ATGGCCCGCGCCGCGacccccgccgccgcccggcTCCTCCGCGCCGCGCTGCTGTTCCTGCTCCTGGTGGCCGCCGGCCGGCGCGCAGCAG GGGCGCCTGTGGTCACCGAACTGCGCTGCCGATGCCTGCAGACCTTGCAGGGGATTCACTTCAAGAACATCCAGAGCGTGGAGGTGACGCCCCCGGGACCCCACTGCGGCCAAACGGAAGTCGT aGCCACTCTCAAGACTGGTCAGGAAGTTTGTCTCAACCCTGAAGCTCCCAtggttaaaaaaatcatcaataaGATGCTAAACAA GGGCAGCACCAACTGA